The stretch of DNA ACTAtgtggcacagcccagccccccTGCTGTAGGGGTGTCAGAGAAAGATGTATGTATTTTGGGTGGTGGCAAGCAGCCAGCcttcagctggtgctgggggacatGCTCAGAAACCTCACACTGAGATTTTGGGGCATTTCTATAAAGCTGAGGCTTCCTCTGAAAGCTGCCTTTCCCTACCAGCCACTCCTTTAGCCGTTTGAGGGGACCATGGGGTCAGTGTTCTCCGTGGTGTCACCTGTCAGAGGTCCTGAGAAAGAAGAGGAGATGCCAGCTTTCGAGAAGAAGTTGTAATTATTTATCTGTGGGTCTCCCATGATGTCCTTCATTATCTTCCTGGAAGCAAGAGGGAAAGGGTGTGTTAGcactgggagggaaggaagggaaaatgtcAGTGGTCATTACAGAAGGCttacagagaaggaaatataaatttctgaagtatttatCCTGGTCACTGACTGCCCAGAGAAATGTgatcaaaaaaaggaaaccaacaGATGCGGCCTACCCTGGAATTTCCCTCTCCTCCGGTTTATTAGGATAAACCAGTCAGATGTttttgtgcagcttttgcttaaCTCTGAAAAATGTTAGTGCTCAGTTCGTTTTGTGCAGATAGGAAGATTAATGCAGTTACAAATCGTGCCCTGCCCTGTGAGCCAGAGCTTTGGCCTCCAAGGACTCTGCTGAAACCACAAGTCTGGGTCCTGCTGCACTGGGGCAGGATGAGGAGGGACGCTGGGTTTTGGCTGGTTGGGTGGCATCTgtatcttttcctcttccaggaGCTGGGAATTTCTGGGACAGCCTCGGTGCCAGCTCCAAGAAGTGATGCTAGCAGGCTTTAAAGGCACACTGGGTCAAAAGCCACAGCTTGAGtgtggagggggagaaaaacGTGATGTAGGGCTAGGGTAAAAAATGCAACCTTCCCCTCCAGACCCACCTTGCCGGGTGGTGGTCAGCATGCAGGCTGTTCCAGACCTTCAGGAGCAAAAACGTTGCTGTCTCTGTCTCCAGCTCTTTGGCAGCTAGCAGGATGTTGATGACATCCATGGGTGAGGGCTCGTTATCTAGGAGGATTTCTGCAGCGGCCAGGCGACACGTTTTTTCGTAGCTCTTCCTCTTCTCGTGCAAAATCCTCCTCATTGCTCGTTTCACCTGATATGAGAGGGCAATTAAAATGGTGGTGTTAGGGTGGTGATGTGCAAGTGTTGGTTCTGTTTGGACCCTGATGACTTGGCTTTGAATGGGAAGAGGAGCACCAAGCCTTGGCACCTTCATTTCGTACCTTGCTGGAGATGTGCTGAGCGGGGaattgctgcagagcagagatggCAGCGGCGGTGATAGTGGCAGGACCCTCCTCGGCATGGTCCAGGAGGGTGGGGATGGTTTCAGGGAGCATTGCGTTCCCCAGGGCCAGCAGATAAATGACCACCTCGGACTCCTTCTCGGCCCCCTTTAGCCCCCTGAGGATGGTTTCCACCCCGCGTTCCACCTCCTGCTCGGGATTTGCAGGAgggcagaaaagcagagtgGGGTGAGGGACAGGAGACATTCTGGGCAGCCCCAGAGGTGGCGCCAGGGGTGTCCGAAAAAGCCAAGCGTGGGGTTTTGCAGAggacccacctgcagcccacacagcttctgctggcacagcttGCCGACCAGAGACCCCATGGCAACTATCCCTGTCTCCTGGACATCAGGGGCTAGCTGCTTCCCATCCAGCTTgtcctggccaccaggaaaGGGGTAttaggaagcagagaaaaaaagagggtgaaaaagagagagggagagtgCGTTTTACCTTTTACCTCAAAGCTTTTGCCAAAAAAGTAAGGGGAAACTGGTTCTTAACCGCCTTGAAGGAGGCAAGGCATggtttaaaatgccattttttcatGGTGGCTTTTAATTAAGCTTCTATTATCTGTAATGCACTGATATAAATCACTTTCTTCACTTTCCTCTGAGGAGTATCTACTCTCATTGCCAGTGTCCCATTAAAAGCGCATAAAACAATCCCACAAGCAGGAAGATATATTTCTATGGAatcatattttcctctttcaggaaaacatgctTGTTATTTCCTCCTGCCTGAAATGGGGTGAGGATCCATCCTGGACTGAGGACCCtcagggagggaaagaaatatCCATACTTACTAACACCAGGCGAAGAAGCTCTCGTGAAGGCCGGGGAGAGAAAGCTGCCGCGTAGAGAAACTTCTCCAGCAGGGACTTGCGCTCCTTGCTGAAATCCAGAAAGTCTGAGAGAGCTGCCAAGGATGCCACCGACTGTGCAGCTACCGCTGCCTCCACAACAAAGGGGCTGGAGCAAGAAGGAGGAGGTTATCAGTGGCACGACCCACTGATAGAACGGGAGAAGAAACAAGGTACCCTGTGCAGCTCCTCatccctctttctcttctccatgctCTCTTCTTGCTTTAACTCTTGGGAGCTTCAGTTCATGGGTTAAGAAACCTGGAAGGTTGGCTCTTGCTCTAAACTCACCCACCTCAAGGTATTCCACTGCAGAGAAGAGTCTGGCCACAGCACCCGCACCAACAAAGAATGGATGCTATGGTGGATGGTCCGAAAATGACAGACCTCCAATGACATTTGCAGAAAGCCTTGCTGGAGTATTTGCTCTGCTTCAaagccagcaggaaaaaaggaagagagggaaaaaaaatagcaagccATGCAGTGTTTGTACAGAATAGGcattaaataaaaccacactTGGATTAGTCAGGATGACTGCCTGGATCAGGTATGGTGTATGGACCAGCACTAAATGACCCTAGTTGCCAGGACCAGGAATGACCCTACATGCCAGGGTTCTACACGCGCGGAAAGCCAATTTCAACAAGGTAACTCCTAGGAGTCTCACAGCATCTCCTCTGGTGCtctcctcagcagctgcagaacatCTCTCTTCTTCGCGCTGTGCAGCATCCGGATGAACCTCTGGAACTGCCAGGTTGTTGCCACCTTTGAGGTGTCCATTTTGACTCTCTGGCTGTCAAAATCCTTCAGGTAGGCTCTCAGCTGCAAAGATGAAGTTTGGTAGGTGGGATTTAAGGTCTTCTAGCCCCATTATCATGGAATAATGTTTATACAGGAAATATTTAGGAGTGGGAGGGACCCATGGGGATCATGTAGTTGCCTGCAGGCATCTACTGCAGCTTCCCACCCACCACTGAGGACTTGTGTTAAAGCCCCAGTTTGTGGTATCTTCCAGGAAAACATCAGAAGAAACCAAGAGGATCGCTGATGCCTGAAAGTTGTTGAAATTCCACATTTCCTAGGTGAAAAGTCTGGAGGACGTGAGGAGGCAGAAATAAGCTCTTGTTCGTCCTTGCCAGCCTGACCTGCAGTGGAAATATTTCCTGACCTCAGACCTGTGATAAGTTTAATGCAACTGCAtgtgccagctgtgctgcaggttATTTCCCCATCAAGGGAACACAGCTATGCCTGGGGGGGACAGAGGAGTCCCTTCCACCATGGGTAGCAACACTAGACACTATTTGGGAGAGGTAATAGGTCAGGCTGCTGCTCTACAGCACTCCCAGGGTGGCATCCTGCCTTGATAGCAGTCACCAGCCCCTTCAAATACACCACTGCGGTTGAACCCTAAATTCTACAGCCTTCTCCTGCCCACCCTGGTGCCCAGCCTGGGGGAGAGCACGTGGCGAGTTTTGCGGGTGGGTAGCATCACTGACCGATGGGCAGTGGGTGCAGACCCTCCTGAAGGGCAGGCTGGCCATGCCCAGGGTCTGGTGCTGTCCCTCTGTGCCAGCCAGTGCATCCTCAGGGCTTCGTCCAGACACCTCTGCTGGGCCGGGCATTGGAGGAGACACtagctggagctgctgcctgtggaggGAGAAGAAGCCATTGGGGAGCACTTTGTCATTTACATCTTCCATGGCTCAGAGGCTGGTTGGGTTCATGCAGGGTTGCACAAGGAGGAGATGTGGGTGGAAGCTGTCAAAAGGTGCTTGGTGTTCCCTGCCTGCCatgcccagctgctgcaccttgtccctgctgcctgcaccagtCTGTGCCCGCCAAGCTGGCAGGAGAGCGGCGAATACTTCAGCTCCAATAGATGCACCTTCAtcccctgccaggctgcccagtTCAGGTGGTGATATGGGGACATCACTCACCTTGAACTGATTTTGATGCTGGTGGTGGATCTCAGGGCTGGAGACAGCACGTGGCTTTCCTCTGCCAGCACCGACTGGAGGAGGTTGTCTTTCACCATGTACTGGCTTCTGCTGGTGGGCTGCCACTGGACTcgaaaaatcttaaaaaaggaaaagcaaggagagaaaaaatgcaaccttttctctcttctcctctccccaggagatttctctcctttttattaGCAGCAAAAGAGTTTTCCAGTCCACAAAGTTGCCTGCTTTGCTTGCAAaacataggaaaagaaaatccagaagagCCTGACCTCTTGCCAGATGTGGGAGAAGGTGACACCTGGTGAGGACCATGGTGAAGGGATGCTCTTGCCCATGGCTGATGTGGGGAGCCAGACTGATCGACACCAAACAGGCTTTCTCTTTCACTACATGGTGGTATCATGCTGGTCAGCCATGGAAGAaaaggggagcagagggagcaggggTTATTCCTGCCTGGCATGGGTGATGCCTGGAGACTGCAAACTGGAATCAGTGCCTCCCAATGCATTGCCCTTCCTTCAGGCCCATTCCACAGCCGCACAGTATGGGAAGGAGGTATGGCACTCAGTGCCAAAACCTGCCTCATCCTGACAAGCATCAGCAAGGACGTTCTCcgagagaaagagaaagctaAGCAACAGCAATTTCCACCAAGCTTATGCCAAAAAATGCTTGGCTTCCTTGCGTGGTGACCTTGGGGAAGCTCactggattttttccttccaaaagaaATGACGCACTTGCTGGACTTCACCTCTGCCTTGTTTCCCAGCTGCGGTGAGGGGAGCACTGGTCATGCTGGGAGATGTTATTGAAGCAGCTGGGCTTGCACGTGGCAGGTcttggggaggaggaagagctgaaCCATGTGCAAGCAGTGTTTTTTGACAGCAAATGGCATTAGGGATAATAACATCACTATTTTAATAGAGAGGTTTTTTATCCATAGGCTTTGCCTTTTAcagagctgggcagcactgtcatttttctgttacagctACAGATACAGGCACGGTCCAGAGAGCTGCCTCAATCCAGATGGCAGGTTTGTGTGAAAACCTTATTGCCAAAAATGTGCTATGCTTCGTTACTTTCTTGGGTAAGTTTGCTATGAATCATACCCCAGAAAGCTTTTATTATATGAACACTCAGAATTTGACTGCCAGGTGTCAAGACCCTTGCCAAAGCCTGTGGGCTCTCTACGTGGTGATGCCCATTTTTATATTGAATTCAGTAGAATTTATATACTTTGAAAAACCTGTTGATTTTAATCGTGGCAGGTATAGCTGCATTAAGACCCACAGAGTTTAATCTATGTCAAGGCTGAACATGGGCTACTGCTTTAAATGAAGCAAGCAGCAGTTTTTGGTCCTGTCCCTGTCAACCTAATCCAGTAAATCTGAGGTCCACAAAACGTTTCTGTATCTCCACCTTCCCAAGCAGGATTAAATGATGGGTCAGAAGCGATAAcaaggatggggatgggatgacCCAGGACATCTTTTCTTCTCCTACCCACCTTGAAACCATATGCTTCTCCCAAGGTATGTTGGTGCATCCCACGCTGGGTATGGGTCTAAGAGCTAGAGTCCCATTCCAGGCTGGTGCAGAAGGCTGAAGCCAGCTGGGAGTGGGACTCAAAGCCCACCTGCAGCAAGATTTTTGGGACAGCCCTGATGTACTTGACATAAGTTGAGCCCACCACCGTGAGAGCAATGCACTTGCTTTGTTTACAGAAGTGAATCCAGAGTTCAGCTTTGTGCAGCTGAGGAGATCCTTTGTCTTTGTGATGGAATGGTTGGACACAGTGTATGTGACTTGACAGCTCCCAGAGATGTCCTCCTGAAACGCAAATATTAGTGACCATGGGTAAGGGTGATCAGCTTTGACTGAGCCTGAATAAAATGATCTGTGTAGAGAACAGACACAAAGGacaaactgagaaacagaaaagtcatCAAAAAGCTAGAAACTGGGCTGTATTTGGGGGTCTTGGGTAGCTCCAAGTCCATCTGGGcagaaaatttgcttttgcaaattAAAGCTAACACCAGCAGCATCATCTTTGTGCCTGCATTTTGGGTTTTGAGGTTATTTCATGTTGGTCACAGGTTACTCCAGGACCAGTGGAGCTCTGGATGGAGGGATTTCCCTTCCAtttgctggctgctggctgtgctgaacAACAAAAATCCCGCTTGGCAGAAATTCTTGTAGAGGTTTTTCTCTACTATTCCTACCCTCCAGGGAAAGATGATGATTTTGTAAGTGTGTCCATTCCTGAAAATCATCtactgattattttatttaaaatcttctgCCTTTCTAATAGCCATCCTTGCTCACAGCCCAGGGGCAGCTGGAACAGCAAAGCCCATGATTTTATCCTGAATTTTGCTTCCTTGGCTGAAGCAGCTGGGCTGTCTGTGCTTTGGGGCTggccctcctgctgcagcatggtcCCTGGCTTTTGGCCAGAGTCTGGCACCTGCTCTGCACCTACCTCCACTGCAGTGCCTGcatggggctggagctggagcagacTGATGATGCCTCGCTTCAGGTTCGAGATCAGGATGCTTTCTGCTTCATCCCCGTAGAAGGCTTTGACCTGGGAGGGCAAGAGGTGGTGtctggctgtggggacagctcTGGGGgccctgctgctttccctgcttaCAGGCATCTCCCCTGCAGCCTAAGCAACACCCTGTAGACATCTGAAGATTTTTCTCAGTAAGGTCCATATCCCTCaatagcacaagctttgtggaTGCACGCCCAtgaaatttgtctttttctcacCCTTGTTTTCCAAAGCCTTAGAGGAAAAGCTCAGAAATGAGCTTATATaaccttatatatatatatatatataaggacTGAAGCCATTTTAAcatgggatgctgcagctccagctgaacCTGCATCCTCTTTGGAGGATGGGGCTCCATATTGGACCCTGTGAGAGAGTGAATATTCCTACATTTGCTGCTCTGTCCACTTCCTTGTGCTCTGATATGAAATCAGAGGTGGAGCAAGAGTTTGTATATGCTTCGTAGCTGGCAAAAATTGGGATGTGGGCAGGAGTGCTCTGTGGAGGGCATGAGCAAGCCCAGGGGGTGTCCAGCTGACCTTCCCACTGCTCCAGGAGATGAACActggctgctggagctctgccCGTGCCTCTTGGCTCAGTGCAATCTCTGCAGGGGGACCTCCAGTGCCATCCTGGCTCCTCTCCTCTTCTGGCTTGTGTTGGACTTTCAGGTCACGGATCTATGACAGTagaagatgccagaaagcaGTAACCAAGCATGTCTGCTCTAAAGTTGCTATGCATTTTACCTGCAAGTGATGGCCTCTTGGTCAGAGAGGTAATTTTTCAGATGGCGTAGGCTAGAAAAGGAATGGGCTAAAGAAAGACAGCATCACTGTTCCCAGGAGGAGTTCCCAGCTGCAATGGTTTTACCACCTCACACACCTGCACCTGGAGCAGCTCTTCCCCACTTTGGTCCCTCCAGAGCTGGTGTAACTGGACCAACGCCTcagcctgcaggcaggctcCCTGCAGGGACAGCATGGACGTGTGCTCCAGCTGGACGTCCAGGGTATAGTGGTATTGATACAGGGTCCCAGGCTGGAACAAAAGTGGCTGCAAACTCCCTAAGGAAAGATGCAAATGTTGAAGGTACGCAGTTGCAAACCTTGGTCCCTCcacttgctgcagccagcatccTCCACCCTAGAGAGAACCCAGACTTGCAGGGACACCTGTGACCTGCATCACTTTGCCTCCTGGACATGTCATTTTTACACCAAGCAGTAGGTATAGCTGATGTGTTTGGGGGAGAACATGGGAAGGTTTTTATGGGAAATTATTTGTGCCAGCCAGTTGGAAATTTGGGTGTTTTCTGGATGACAGCTGATTCCTGCCTGTGTTTCCAGCCCTGCCTTAGAAACAATGGCCAGAGTGGGGGCTCTGCTTGGGGACTTCAGCAGGACTTTTTTTCAAGTGCCAGAGAAACACACTTTAATCCTGAAGTAAAGTTTCCTGAGCGTGCCCACAGGCAGGAGGGATATCTTGAAGTGTCTTTTCAGCATTGTTCATTAACTGGGGCAACgtcagcatttttatttaggGGAGAAGGGAGGCCATATTCTTCATATTGTGTGTTTCCCATCAGAACTGCTAACTCTTAATTAGAACACTGACTTTGAGATAGGGCAAAATTAAATTGGTGTGGCAGCTTTAGATCAAAACTCCTTGCTTTAATCTTATTTATCTACAATTATTTGGAgtccctttctcttcctcatattaaaatacagttgcAGGGAGGAGGGTTGCCTTTGTCATGACATAAGCAGTCTAATCTATTTTCTAAAGTCACTTGAAATTCTTCTGCACATCTGATGCACTTGTTtggcttctgaaatgttttatagttttgctatttttgctataataacaaatgaaagaaatcaatGGAAATCCAGCTCACTCCCTGGGGCTTTCCTCCATCAGCCGGACTGAAGAATTTCTATGTTTCTGCACCATGTGCAGTTAAAAAAGCTCCAGCTTTCCGGTCTTCCTCACCCCCCAGGGAGGACTTCTATGGTCCCAAAAAATTTCCCCACCTTAGGAGGTGCTCAGACTGTTTGCAGCTGAGGCAATAATTCTTCCCTCCCCGGCCAGAGACTGGGGAGATGTTGCGTTACGGCAAGCCCCAGGAGGCTCTTTGTGCACTGGGATGAACATCCCGCCTATTGGGGCATCCGGACCCCACCATGTCCCTGGACCCCAAGCAGCCCAAAGTCTCTTACCTTTTGCTGTGctcacaaaggaaaagcaaagaaggcCAATGTATCCCAAAGCTGCCTGCGGATTCATGGTGGGCTCCGGGAGCTGGGCGGGAGACCGGGAAGAAAaggggggtgggagagggagcTATCCAACAAAAGTGGGCAAGATTTGCAACGTCAGGCGATGGGGCCCAAACTTCTCCCTATCCCAGCCTTACACAtccaaggaaaagcaaataattaaacCTTTGCACCAACCCCCAGCAGCCACGGAGGGTTTGGAAATCAGCTGAGGTTTGCCAAAGAGCAGCGGGAGGGGAGGAAAGCTGCAAAAAGGAGCTGCCAGAAGCATTACAGGGTGGAGAGATTGCCAGTTTGTCTTGATACGGGAGGGGGATGCTCAGAAAGCCGCCCTGTCCCTTGGTGAACCATCTCTTCCCACCAGAAGGGGAAGAAAtggttgcttttaaaagaaaagaccCGGAAGggggaaaacagcttttccatcCTTTTAGTTAGAGACTGGGATCTGCAGCCTGGAGGCTCAAGTTACTTAaagggccaggctggagggggATGGGGAGACCACACTGATGAGTGGGAACCTGAACACTGTTACCCCTCAAATACAGCATGGGAAAGGGGCTAAGGAGGGGGGCTTGGCTGGTTGTGCTCCACAGAGCCTTCTAAGCCCTTGGCCCACCaactgtgcttttgtttttcccatgCATGAACTTTACGATTGCTGAGTTTAATTAGTTCCTAAAGACTATAGACTGCAAAGGCCCAGAGTCCCTAGAGGTGGTGATGTGGCTTAGGGTCCTGAGAGACCTTTTTGCCAAAAAGAATGGGTGAGTGGGAGAGGGTCGGGCACATCGCACCCTTCTTGTGCAGGGATCTGAGAGGCAGTAATGTCTTTACGGAAGTGATCTGCATATTGAGTGGGACCAAAACCCAACGGATTTGGTGTTACGGCGTTTTCAAGGGCACATCTTCCAGCTCTGCATCGCTGCTGGGCTTTTGGGGCACTACTGTGACCTGAGAGGCAGGGCAAATCCAGCTGTGAGCTACCTGGGAAGAGTCCAGCTGCAGGTTTCCCATATGTGGTGTCTCCACTTGGTCCTCTGATGGTCTTTATGGACAAATATCCCATAGTTAGAttgaagcattttcttctctttacgATTGTCTCTCCTGCTGGTCTGTCATCTTTTCATTCAACAGTTTCCTGTTTCATTTGACCATTTGCCATGAATTGGCTACTCAAGGTGTACCCGCAGGGTGTGACGCCGTTAGTTGGAAGGGTCTGCCTGCATCAGCTTCTCCTCCTGGGATTCATGGACCCGGGGTACTTCTGCTCTGCCAGTGTGCACTGATAGAGCAAAGCAAGCTGGGGTTGGAGAGCACTCCTGCTGAACATTGAAAGCTTAGCTTTCTAGCCAGGGtggggaaaaatgaaatatttcaaggaGCAAAGTGGCTGTCGAGGGTCTAAGTCCTGAAAATCAGGTCTAAGTCCTGAAAATCGGGTCCCAGAGTGTCTGTTGTTTGCAGCTAAACACGCTGCCTGGAGAGGAAAGGCAAACAGAAACAGCTTGTGAGAAAGACCCTGTTGATAAGGAGGCCTCAGACTGGAACTGCACTTTGACAGGTTTGCTTATTTATATTTGGCTGCTGAGTCCTCCCAGGATCGGGGTGTGGGAAGCCGACAAGCTGCAACCTGTGTTCCTGTAGGCAGCTCTGGACTGCTGATCGCTACCCACCGGGAAGTTTGAGAGGCAAAACCATGTGACAATCACTCGGCAGAGTTTTCCCAGCAGACCCAGGGAAGGGAGTTTatccactgcctgtgctgctggggatgaGCTGCTGAGCTCCCACTTGAAATCTGGATAAGAGGTCTCTTGCTGTCATTTCGTGATCGCCTTTCTTATAATCTCATCCTCATGACAAGATAGCAATGGGCAGGGAAAGTAGTCACGTAGCTGGAAAGTCAGCAGGGATGGGATTTATCTCTAGGTTCCTAAGTCAGGTCTCTAGACTAAACCAAGCATCCTGGATCCTTCTAAAGGCAGCAGAATGAGAGAGGTGTCTTTGGAGGATGCTACATGCCGCTTGTCTTGGGCACTGCCTTACTGTGACATTAATCTCCCTCTGATGGTATTTATTTAACTCCATCAGTTATGTAGGAAATTTAATACCTAGCTCAGACTTTGATGTGTAACTTTGAAATGAATCCTGCTCTCTGATGTGTGGCTTTGCCAGTCACTGTG from Falco biarmicus isolate bFalBia1 chromosome 9, bFalBia1.pri, whole genome shotgun sequence encodes:
- the LOC130155439 gene encoding microsomal triglyceride transfer protein-like, encoding MNPQAALGYIGLLCFSFVSTAKGSLQPLLFQPGTLYQYHYTLDVQLEHTSMLSLQGACLQAEALVQLHQLWRDQSGEELLQVQIRDLKVQHKPEEERSQDGTGGPPAEIALSQEARAELQQPVFISWSSGKVKAFYGDEAESILISNLKRGIISLLQLQPHAGTAVEEDISGSCQVTYTVSNHSITKTKDLLSCTKLNSGFTSVNKIFRVQWQPTSRSQYMVKDNLLQSVLAEESHVLSPALRSTTSIKISSRQQLQLVSPPMPGPAEVSGRSPEDALAGTEGQHQTLGMASLPFRRVCTHCPSLRAYLKDFDSQRVKMDTSKVATTWQFQRFIRMLHSAKKRDVLQLLRRAPEEMLPFVVEAAVAAQSVASLAALSDFLDFSKERKSLLEKFLYAAAFSPRPSRELLRLVLDKLDGKQLAPDVQETGIVAMGSLVGKLCQQKLCGLQEVERGVETILRGLKGAEKESEVVIYLLALGNAMLPETIPTLLDHAEEGPATITAAAISALQQFPAQHISSKVKRAMRRILHEKRKSYEKTCRLAAAEILLDNEPSPMDVINILLAAKELETETATFLLLKVWNSLHADHHPARKIMKDIMGDPQINNYNFFSKAGISSSFSGPLTVTQDLLSTFRLDLLFLEGGFLRKSVSDFSLLSRGWQLRAAQVTIEAQGMESMLGENVLEGEEEPELMAGMSAIFFDVQLRPIIFFQGYTDLMAKVLLSSGEPTSVVKGNLLLMDHHQVIPLQSGLQVAVKLQGGLGLDISADMDVNIWEQELKTSINARGSLTIDFQAELDAPFLQATLRSQTEVETSIHFDTMLRFSSSPVLMCLQLREEQVPYREIFTVSKSAGSQSNTTRKGRRGTMPGREFALHRANSKVCNLLLTVEE